Part of the Aquificaceae bacterium genome is shown below.
TAAAATCTTAGCATGAAGTTTTTCATCCTCTCCATATTTGGCAAGGACAGACCGGGCATAGTGGCGGGAGTTTCAAGAGCCTTATATGGGATGGGCTTAAACCTTGAAGATTCTTCAATGACAAGGCTCAACGGTGAGTTTACCATAATGCTCATAGTGTCCTCTGCCGAGGATATAAACGCAGAGGATATACTCCAAAACCTTCAAGAGGTAGGGCAAAAGTATGAGCTTTTTATGGTATGTAGGGAGTTAGAGGAAGTGGTTTATCCTAAGGCGGAGGCTATTTATAGGATTGTGGTCTTTGGCTCTGATAAGCCTGGGATAGTCTATGGGGTTTCTTCAATCCTTGCAGACCTCGGCTTAAATATAAGCGACCTTAGAACGGAAAAGAGGGGAAGCCTATATGTGATGGTTATAGAAGCGGAAGGGCAAGA
Proteins encoded:
- a CDS encoding ACT domain-containing protein translates to MKFFILSIFGKDRPGIVAGVSRALYGMGLNLEDSSMTRLNGEFTIMLIVSSAEDINAEDILQNLQEVGQKYELFMVCRELEEVVYPKAEAIYRIVVFGSDKPGIVYGVSSILADLGLNISDLRTEKRGSLYVMVIEAEGQEDVEDILRLELEKLKDLLGVDISVEREEGERL